A single window of Candidatus Chlorobium masyuteum DNA harbors:
- a CDS encoding DUF4440 domain-containing protein codes for MTHFKNAEEVLFQWVSRVCSGSPDDIAALYDEAAVLVPTFSPHTVTTPEGIKGYFGQLASRDGLGVRLHNKALRKQALSDTLFALSGIYSFEFEVDQVLLSFPSRFSFMVDISREQPIIHHHSSQVPRNLS; via the coding sequence ATGACACACTTCAAAAATGCTGAAGAGGTTCTCTTTCAATGGGTTTCAAGGGTCTGCAGCGGAAGTCCCGATGATATTGCGGCTCTGTATGATGAAGCTGCGGTTCTTGTTCCGACGTTTTCCCCCCATACCGTCACAACCCCTGAGGGTATAAAAGGCTATTTCGGACAACTCGCATCAAGGGATGGACTTGGTGTTCGACTCCACAACAAGGCACTCAGAAAACAGGCACTGAGCGATACACTCTTTGCTCTCAGCGGGATCTACTCCTTTGAGTTCGAAGTTGACCAGGTTCTGCTCTCCTTCCCTTCACGCTTCAGCTTTATGGTCGATATTTCAAGAGAGCAGCCTATCATTCACCACCACTCCTCACAGGTTCCAAGGAATCTCTCCTGA
- a CDS encoding OmpA family protein, whose amino-acid sequence MTHLQKLTRPVALLLILAMTTLTWGCQSSSNAGRGAGIGATAGGVIGGIIGSRTGSWAKGALIGAAIGGASGALIGNYMDKQAAEIRNEVNGVQVEREGEGIRVTMDSGILFTTGSSTLSSTSRANIEKLARIFNRYDDTKVVIEGHTDNTGSAASNQLLSERRAESVGKLLSAYGVSDRRLSPVGYGQSRPVASNDTEYGRQSNRRVEVLIYANEELKQKAASGRLD is encoded by the coding sequence ATGACACATCTGCAAAAACTCACCAGACCGGTAGCACTGCTGCTTATTCTCGCCATGACCACACTGACCTGGGGCTGCCAGTCATCAAGCAATGCGGGACGTGGTGCGGGTATCGGCGCAACCGCAGGCGGAGTAATCGGGGGTATTATCGGAAGCAGAACCGGAAGCTGGGCCAAAGGTGCCCTTATCGGCGCTGCCATCGGCGGTGCAAGCGGAGCTTTGATCGGCAACTACATGGACAAACAGGCCGCTGAAATCCGCAACGAAGTCAACGGCGTGCAGGTTGAACGGGAAGGCGAAGGCATAAGGGTAACGATGGATTCCGGGATTCTCTTCACAACCGGCTCATCAACGTTATCCTCAACCAGCCGTGCAAACATTGAAAAACTTGCCCGGATTTTCAACCGCTACGATGACACCAAAGTCGTTATTGAAGGGCATACCGATAATACCGGCAGCGCAGCATCAAACCAGCTGCTCTCCGAAAGAAGGGCCGAGTCGGTTGGCAAACTGCTGAGTGCATACGGTGTTTCAGATCGCAGACTCTCCCCTGTCGGCTACGGTCAGTCACGTCCTGTGGCATCCAACGACACGGAATACGGCCGCCAGAGTAACCGCCGTGTTGAAGTGCTGATCTATGCCAATGAGGAGCTCAAACAGAAGGCTGCATCCGGTCGTCTGGATTAG
- a CDS encoding universal stress protein produces MHRYRNILTAIDCSDADMTVIEHVSSLASEPGSVVHLLHVVHSHTLDQDRDLRMQAVTLLNRYREKMQADGIDARVIIRSGEPEDEILSEIEENGYDLLAMATHGHRLPERILFGSVSRTLRKKITIPLLLINSDR; encoded by the coding sequence ATGCACAGGTACAGAAATATCCTTACAGCCATTGACTGCTCTGATGCAGACATGACCGTAATCGAGCATGTGTCATCACTTGCTTCAGAACCGGGTTCAGTGGTCCATCTTCTGCATGTTGTCCACTCCCATACCCTCGATCAGGACAGAGACCTTCGAATGCAGGCTGTCACGCTGCTGAACCGCTACCGGGAGAAGATGCAGGCAGATGGCATTGACGCGAGAGTGATTATCAGAAGTGGAGAACCGGAGGATGAAATTCTCTCTGAAATAGAGGAGAACGGGTATGACCTCCTTGCCATGGCGACTCATGGCCACCGGCTGCCGGAAAGAATTCTCTTTGGAAGTGTATCAAGAACGCTTCGAAAAAAAATCACGATCCCCCTGCTCCTGATCAACTCCGATCGTTAG
- a CDS encoding Nramp family divalent metal transporter, giving the protein MISSSRAKKGMPFSKLLGFLGPGFLVTVGFVDPGNWATNIEGGSRFGYELLWVVTLSTLMLVLIQHMAAKLGIATGKSLAVNIREHFPKPVTAFLGITVLLACIATDIAELLGGGIGFSLLFGIPVWTGVLITVFLKIFLVTSQRYHRIETIIVGFLGVITLCYLIELLIVKPDWAAVTTGLVLPHLGRENIYVAMAILGALIMPHNIFLHSNVIHSREWGISEQEKMKLLRYEKIDTISAMTLGWVVNSSMIIVSAAVFFHNQVQVYNIEEASATLKPLAGELAGLLFAIALVFSGVGSSMTSSMAEANVLTGFLGKPEDPGTGLYRSAVFATSIPSFLIILFTADTFRLLIFSQIMLGIQLPFTLLSLLILCRNSNVMGGFRSRNREFAAASLIAAIVIFLNFYFFYTTVTGGS; this is encoded by the coding sequence ATGATCAGCAGCTCAAGAGCCAAAAAAGGTATGCCATTCAGCAAGCTGCTGGGCTTTCTTGGTCCCGGCTTTCTGGTTACGGTGGGGTTTGTCGATCCGGGAAACTGGGCAACCAACATTGAAGGAGGATCACGGTTCGGCTACGAGCTGCTCTGGGTAGTTACACTCAGTACACTCATGCTTGTTCTGATCCAGCACATGGCGGCCAAGCTTGGCATAGCTACAGGCAAATCGCTGGCGGTCAACATACGCGAACATTTTCCGAAACCGGTGACCGCTTTTCTCGGCATCACGGTACTTCTTGCCTGCATTGCCACGGATATTGCCGAGCTTCTCGGAGGCGGGATCGGTTTTTCACTGCTCTTCGGCATACCGGTCTGGACCGGTGTGCTCATCACTGTTTTTCTCAAAATTTTCCTCGTCACCAGCCAGCGCTACCATCGGATAGAAACAATCATTGTCGGTTTTCTCGGGGTCATAACCCTCTGTTATCTTATCGAACTCCTGATTGTCAAGCCTGACTGGGCGGCAGTCACGACCGGACTGGTTCTTCCTCATCTCGGCAGGGAGAACATCTATGTGGCGATGGCTATTCTCGGCGCCCTTATCATGCCCCACAATATTTTTCTGCATTCAAATGTCATTCACAGCAGAGAGTGGGGAATATCGGAACAGGAAAAAATGAAGCTGCTCCGGTATGAAAAAATCGACACCATTTCGGCCATGACTCTCGGCTGGGTTGTCAATTCATCAATGATTATTGTTTCGGCGGCGGTTTTTTTTCATAATCAGGTTCAGGTATACAATATTGAAGAGGCATCGGCAACACTCAAACCGCTCGCCGGAGAACTGGCAGGATTACTCTTTGCCATCGCTCTGGTTTTTTCGGGTGTGGGATCTTCCATGACCTCATCGATGGCTGAAGCTAATGTATTGACCGGGTTTCTCGGCAAACCGGAAGATCCCGGAACCGGGCTTTACCGCAGCGCCGTCTTTGCCACCTCTATACCATCATTCCTGATCATTCTGTTTACTGCCGACACCTTCCGGCTGCTGATTTTCAGCCAGATCATGCTTGGCATACAGCTTCCCTTTACCCTTCTCTCGCTTTTGATTCTCTGTCGAAACAGCAATGTAATGGGTGGTTTCAGAAGCCGGAACAGGGAGTTTGCCGCCGCATCTCTCATTGCGGCGATCGTTATCTTCCTCAACTTTTATTTTTTTTACACAACGGTTACCGGAGGGAGCTGA
- a CDS encoding nuclear transport factor 2 family protein, producing MDTRKLIEAYHKAWTCGDFAAARSFLADDLDFQGSMERFSNADDFLAALKQFAQMTTRVVLQNSFFEKEGAALLYDCETATPAGVIRTAEFFTVSGNRIKAIRLVFDATDLRKAMPA from the coding sequence ATGGATACCCGTAAACTGATAGAGGCCTACCACAAGGCCTGGACATGCGGTGATTTTGCCGCAGCTCGCTCTTTTCTGGCTGATGATCTTGATTTTCAGGGCAGTATGGAGCGATTTTCAAATGCTGATGATTTTCTGGCTGCACTGAAACAGTTTGCTCAGATGACCACCCGTGTAGTCCTGCAGAACAGCTTTTTCGAGAAAGAGGGCGCTGCTCTCCTCTATGACTGCGAAACAGCAACCCCGGCTGGTGTTATCCGCACAGCGGAGTTCTTTACTGTTTCCGGCAACCGCATTAAAGCCATCCGGCTGGTTTTTGACGCTACGGATCTGCGAAAAGCGATGCCGGCATGA
- a CDS encoding helix-turn-helix transcriptional regulator encodes MGETSLGTIKNSNWKSVHPTAGYTKRMEVIDDNIVHTWIESKKDVILDFMDAELLQVVLQEAGLENREFHIIFDLANTTSITYRYKLAITDLFFNWSPFFGVIGFYNIAESMRIITESFAAIAPGKLCVIQAGTYEEVIERVREYKSGVLPSMELPDEERREEHRFLGAVARLSWLNLLEEPIELPPGESRYYTVFKAIEALRLDLIAKNIDCEKELQELTHNLQNRLTQMTIKMNAQAELNKKSVTEFKTEISDLKSRLATQDMELTRVSTAIAEKTTKLRNILAQINALAIDTEVKKGIADTCLSLIETETIEKRLNTEQTEDDSVFLSKLQKKHPNLNQRELRISLLVKMNYDTCDIARSVGISTRGMESIRYRMHKKLGLGKHQSIKTYLSELAVTF; translated from the coding sequence ATGGGCGAAACAAGTCTGGGCACCATAAAAAACAGCAACTGGAAAAGTGTACACCCGACTGCCGGGTATACAAAGCGAATGGAGGTGATTGATGATAATATCGTTCACACCTGGATTGAGTCAAAAAAGGATGTGATTCTTGATTTCATGGACGCTGAGCTGCTGCAGGTTGTTCTTCAGGAAGCCGGCCTCGAAAACAGAGAGTTTCATATCATCTTTGACCTTGCCAATACCACAAGTATTACCTATCGCTACAAACTGGCGATTACCGATCTCTTTTTTAACTGGAGTCCCTTTTTCGGGGTTATAGGTTTTTACAATATCGCCGAGTCAATGCGCATTATAACCGAATCGTTCGCCGCCATTGCACCCGGAAAACTGTGCGTCATTCAGGCCGGAACCTATGAAGAGGTTATTGAAAGAGTCAGGGAATATAAATCAGGAGTGCTGCCTTCAATGGAGCTCCCTGACGAGGAGAGAAGGGAGGAACATCGGTTTCTTGGAGCTGTTGCAAGATTGTCGTGGCTGAACCTGCTTGAAGAGCCGATTGAGCTTCCACCAGGGGAGAGCCGTTACTATACGGTTTTCAAAGCAATTGAAGCCCTTCGCCTTGACCTCATCGCTAAAAATATTGACTGTGAAAAAGAACTACAAGAGCTTACCCACAACCTTCAAAATCGACTAACCCAGATGACTATAAAAATGAATGCACAGGCGGAATTGAATAAAAAATCGGTCACCGAATTCAAAACCGAGATCTCTGATCTTAAATCAAGGCTGGCAACACAGGATATGGAGCTCACCCGGGTTTCAACTGCAATTGCCGAAAAAACAACCAAATTGCGGAACATTCTTGCACAGATAAATGCTCTTGCAATAGATACAGAGGTTAAAAAGGGAATTGCCGACACCTGTCTCAGCCTTATAGAGACCGAAACCATTGAAAAAAGGCTGAACACCGAACAGACTGAAGATGACTCGGTATTTCTGTCAAAACTTCAGAAAAAACATCCGAACCTCAACCAGCGGGAGCTGAGAATCAGCCTGCTTGTAAAGATGAACTACGATACCTGCGATATTGCCCGTTCTGTCGGCATATCAACACGGGGTATGGAAAGCATCCGTTACAGAATGCATAAAAAGCTCGGTCTTGGAAAACATCAATCCATCAAGACCTATCTTTCCGAGCTGGCCGTTACCTTCTGA
- a CDS encoding fimbrial biogenesis chaperone, translating into MKNIVSICLLLLSGAFSAQSLHADHIYNLFVSPKMFELKLGSGPISESIQLKNNSDSPISLSATVRNWTIDEQNNLKTVPTEAESLDQWIVVTPEKITVEAGKEALVHFSVKPHAVTKPGEHRAIIYLTESYPTLSGDGIEVTFRQGIGIYGYSGAVRRAATLKSLKLDRTSGILNIEIENRGNVHTRFDGDYTIWKKGSFPGLKSLPVDLDWPHNKKKPAGLISSGGLNRTPVLAGTSRTIKTLLPVAGIPTGYTVIVTGTIDGEKVEKIFR; encoded by the coding sequence ATGAAAAACATTGTATCGATCTGCCTGCTTCTTCTCTCTGGCGCATTTTCCGCTCAGTCACTCCATGCCGATCATATCTATAATTTGTTTGTATCTCCAAAGATGTTTGAGCTGAAGCTGGGTTCCGGACCGATCAGTGAATCCATACAGCTAAAGAACAACAGTGATAGCCCTATAAGCCTGAGCGCAACAGTCCGGAACTGGACAATTGACGAACAGAACAACCTGAAAACAGTGCCGACTGAAGCAGAGTCGCTTGATCAATGGATAGTGGTCACTCCTGAAAAAATTACCGTTGAAGCGGGCAAAGAGGCTCTTGTTCATTTTTCAGTCAAACCGCATGCGGTGACCAAACCCGGTGAACACCGGGCAATCATCTATCTGACAGAGAGTTATCCGACACTATCCGGCGATGGAATAGAAGTCACCTTCCGCCAGGGCATAGGCATCTATGGCTATTCCGGAGCTGTGCGGCGTGCTGCCACGTTAAAAAGCCTGAAACTTGACCGGACCTCAGGAATCCTGAATATCGAAATTGAAAACCGGGGAAATGTGCACACCCGGTTTGACGGAGACTATACGATCTGGAAAAAAGGGTCGTTTCCGGGGCTGAAATCTCTCCCCGTTGACCTTGACTGGCCGCATAACAAAAAAAAACCGGCAGGGCTCATTTCTTCAGGCGGCCTGAACAGAACGCCGGTACTTGCCGGAACCAGCCGAACCATAAAGACACTGCTTCCGGTTGCCGGTATTCCAACCGGATACACCGTTATTGTAACCGGCACCATTGATGGAGAAAAGGTTGAAAAGATTTTCCGCTGA